A stretch of DNA from Ranitomeya variabilis isolate aRanVar5 chromosome 1, aRanVar5.hap1, whole genome shotgun sequence:
TGGCCAGGTTTTGGGCACTCTGAATCGCCATTCCTATGGCGATGCCGATGGGAATCATGATGCTCACTAGTATGGCCATCTTAGCAGCATCTCGAAGCTCAATGTTTATCTTGGCCATGCTGACTCCAAGGGCCACTGCAACTAATGTTTCATGAATAACAACCCCAATGAAAAGACTTAGCACTTTATCACCTTGCTCCTGGAGACCAAGTGCCAGGCCTTCAAAGATCGAGTGGGCAGAGAGTGCAAATACCAAGCTGAAGAGTCGAAGAGGACTTGAATTGGATAGCTCTTGAATATTTAAGCCATGAGAATGGTGGCTGTGGCCAACTTCATACAAACTGTGCCCTCTTTTAGAAGATATGAAGGGGCTTTCATATTCAGAGTCACTGCCGGCATCAGACCCTGCATTAAATGTTTCCATGTCAATGAAAGAAGGCTTCTCTTTCTTGAATGTTAGAATAGCTTGCTCCACAAAGACGGTGAGGAAAAATCCAACCAGCATCATAGTCTCTGCCAGGGGATAATCTGTGCTGATGTTGCCCATCTTCAGAATCTCATCAAACTAGAAAAATTAATAACCATTTTTAAAATTCTATTACCAAGTTACAGATAACAAGTAATACAATTGCTTACAGGTTAAAGGGTTTGTTTGTCTTGCAGACCAATAAAACAACAATCAGAGCCAATACTGCCACTTGGCTTATACTCTGGCTGCATTGGTTACAGTCACTATGTATATgaggtcaccactgcagccaatcacaatgcTCAGAAGCTCTATTTTTAATTTGTGCATCTGGAGTATATTGTGTGCCTTTTCATCAACATATAGGCATAGTAGCTGTCTACAGTCAGTACTTTTTTCCATTTTATTGAAATCTGTCAGTGAGATCATTCCTCCTGAGCCATCTATACTTAGGTTATAGGAAGCAAGCTGAATAAACTGACTATATGgaggacgctgcctggaagataactgtgcctgtagagcttattttacatgaagggagaGTTACCGAGTAACTAACACAGGACAgtagaaatgaacattttttttgttctccctgagctctgctgtattgtaacaatattacaactttatctgcctgtgagatggaagctgagaggaacctgaagatgtgtcaggtataatcagacAGCTCTGCAGTGAAATCAGGAGAGCAgccatcacactggtaatgcccccttctaatctatttatataattgccttgtaatgttttagtttcctgttctgtccagatgtcaccatatcccagaattccaagctgcGGAAGTTCACTGACCACGAtaatgggacacccaagtgatgggtgtctcaatatggaaactgctgctggtaccaacctattgcgcggtaccaccagcagaacaccgtcacaccacacacacacacacacacacacacacacacacacacacacacacacacacacacagtctcttgcgcagtaccaccagcggaacaccgtcgcgaacacacagccgggatcagccgaatgattcgctgactgccgccatctttgtacaggaggagcgcatgtgcagttttaatgtgaccgccgctatctgtctgcacaaagatggtggcggtctgattacgcacaggtgcagtggatcattcggctgatcctggcggcagGTGCGCaaagtgtctacaggcagaggaagccagtcacattaaagtggttttcccacgaacgaaagttcattttaaaaattgtgtctgaccgtgtatggagcataccacatctcct
This window harbors:
- the SLC39A3 gene encoding zinc transporter ZIP3, with product MNLIVAKLLCLMAVFVLMMLGSLLPVKIIDADCQKASRSQRILALCNSFAGGVFLATCFNALLPAVREKFDEILKMGNISTDYPLAETMMLVGFFLTVFVEQAILTFKKEKPSFIDMETFNAGSDAGSDSEYESPFISSKRGHSLYEVGHSHHSHGLNIQELSNSSPLRLFSLVFALSAHSIFEGLALGLQEQGDKVLSLFIGVVIHETLVAVALGVSMAKINIELRDAAKMAILVSIMIPIGIAIGMAIQSAQNLASSITSALLQGIAGGTFLFVTFFEILVKELEEKHDRLLKVLFLVLGYTVLAGLVFFKW